The Actinomadura sp. WMMB 499 genome includes a window with the following:
- a CDS encoding helix-turn-helix domain-containing protein, which produces MIETVFRTADVARADRIGYWRELVSRSRAPVELTGDPDRFEAAERALELGTGPDAVTVLVTTTSAATVRRTPELIRRSDPEVLYLSLVLHGDAEVGCDGREFRYGPGQWTAHDSSRPAEIRLAGGSGRFASVGVVVPKRPLSVPRDQIGRAVGPPLPGRDGVGGLLAGTLANIIAAPGGYGASDGPRLATVLTDLVSALLAHAIDAGEPGEARGRTLLLRAHEFIDRHLQDPGLTPAAVAAAHHVSVSYLHRLFSAEGRTVAAWIRLRRLERARLALADPALRAVPVHRIAAMWGFTHHSAFTRTFRDAFGMSPSDYRQRALDAGARTPTRTPWSADTV; this is translated from the coding sequence TTGATCGAGACGGTGTTCCGGACGGCGGACGTGGCCCGCGCGGACCGGATCGGCTACTGGCGGGAGCTCGTGAGCCGGTCGCGCGCCCCGGTGGAGCTGACCGGCGACCCCGACCGTTTCGAGGCGGCCGAGCGCGCGCTGGAACTCGGCACGGGCCCCGACGCGGTGACCGTCCTGGTGACCACGACGAGCGCGGCGACCGTCCGCCGGACGCCGGAGCTGATCCGGCGGTCCGATCCCGAGGTGCTGTACCTGTCGCTGGTGCTGCACGGGGACGCCGAGGTCGGCTGCGACGGCCGGGAGTTCCGGTACGGGCCCGGGCAGTGGACGGCGCACGACTCGTCCCGTCCCGCCGAGATCCGCCTCGCCGGCGGCTCCGGCCGGTTCGCGTCGGTCGGGGTCGTGGTCCCGAAGCGGCCGCTGTCGGTGCCGCGCGACCAGATCGGCCGGGCGGTCGGACCGCCGCTGCCGGGCCGCGACGGGGTCGGCGGGCTGCTGGCGGGAACGCTGGCGAACATCATCGCGGCCCCGGGCGGCTACGGCGCGTCCGACGGCCCGCGCCTCGCGACCGTCCTCACCGACCTGGTGTCGGCGCTCCTCGCCCACGCGATCGACGCCGGGGAGCCGGGCGAGGCCCGCGGGCGGACGCTGCTGCTGCGGGCGCACGAGTTCATCGACCGGCACCTCCAGGACCCGGGGCTGACCCCCGCCGCCGTCGCCGCCGCGCACCACGTCTCCGTGAGCTACCTGCACCGGCTGTTCAGCGCGGAGGGCCGCACGGTCGCGGCGTGGATCCGGCTGCGGCGGCTCGAACGCGCCCGGCTGGCGCTGGCCGATCCCGCGCTGCGCGCCGTCCCGGTCCACCGCATCGCCGCGATGTGGGGGTTCACGCACCATTCGGCGTTCACGCGGACGTTCCGCGACGCGTTCGGGATGTCGCCGAGCGACTACCGGCAACGGGCCCTGGACGCGGGCGCGCGGACACCTACGCGGACACCGTGGAGTGCCGACACCGTGTAG
- a CDS encoding 3-hydroxyacyl-CoA dehydrogenase encodes MVQGDAERWARDVRTIRVIGAGAMGRGIAQLAAAGGVTVELADVRQDAVRDAVEHVSAMFDRLVAKGRMAAADAAAAKDRLRPVGEPLTPLGECELVVEAVREDMDVKRELFAALEKACPPETVLATNTSSLPVTAIGAALADPSRLAGLHFFNPVPLMRLVEVIPGARTAGWIPDALAALVRRLGHEPVRAPDAPGFLVNHAGRGLVTEALQILSEGAAEPVDLDRIARDVLGLKMGPCELLDLTGMDVSHPVMESVWTGFYTEPRLRPSRVGRARLEAGLLGRKAGAGFYTYVDGAKREPAEAPVPADAERRPVWIHQGEPGEDGAEPGARETLGALLASADVEVEQGDAPSDRAIVLVTPYGEPGGAVAVRAGLPVERTLSVDPLGGFFTRLTLGVHPAVDRAAGRSALAALAATGRPVSVVRDGPAPVAQRLLASIVNVACGIAEQDLARPADIDTAVRLGLGYPRGPLEWGDHVGAEVVLDILEGLSLGTGDPRYRPSTWLTERAGLGLPLTGTGTRPADLTR; translated from the coding sequence ATGGTGCAGGGCGACGCCGAGCGGTGGGCTCGGGACGTGCGGACGATCCGGGTGATCGGCGCCGGGGCGATGGGGCGCGGCATCGCGCAGCTCGCGGCGGCGGGCGGCGTGACCGTGGAGCTCGCGGACGTGCGGCAGGACGCCGTCCGGGACGCGGTCGAGCACGTCTCCGCGATGTTCGACAGGCTCGTCGCGAAGGGCCGGATGGCCGCCGCCGACGCGGCCGCGGCGAAGGACCGGCTGCGTCCGGTGGGCGAGCCGCTGACGCCGCTCGGCGAGTGCGAGCTCGTCGTGGAGGCCGTCCGGGAGGACATGGACGTCAAGCGCGAGCTGTTCGCCGCGCTGGAGAAGGCGTGCCCGCCGGAGACGGTCCTGGCGACCAACACCAGCTCACTGCCGGTGACGGCGATCGGGGCGGCCCTCGCGGACCCGTCGCGGCTGGCGGGCCTGCACTTCTTCAACCCGGTGCCGCTGATGCGGCTGGTCGAGGTGATCCCGGGCGCGCGGACGGCCGGGTGGATCCCGGACGCGCTCGCCGCGCTCGTCCGGCGGCTCGGCCACGAGCCCGTGCGGGCGCCGGACGCGCCCGGCTTCCTGGTGAACCACGCGGGGCGCGGGCTGGTGACGGAGGCACTGCAGATCCTGTCGGAGGGCGCCGCCGAACCGGTGGACCTGGACCGCATCGCCCGCGACGTCCTGGGCCTCAAGATGGGGCCGTGCGAGCTGCTCGACCTGACCGGCATGGACGTCTCGCACCCGGTGATGGAAAGCGTGTGGACGGGCTTCTACACGGAGCCGCGGCTCCGCCCGTCCCGCGTCGGGCGGGCCCGGCTGGAGGCCGGGCTGCTGGGCCGCAAGGCGGGCGCGGGCTTCTACACCTACGTGGACGGTGCGAAGCGGGAGCCCGCGGAGGCGCCGGTGCCCGCGGACGCCGAGCGGCGGCCCGTGTGGATCCACCAGGGCGAGCCGGGCGAGGACGGCGCCGAGCCGGGCGCGCGGGAGACGCTGGGCGCGCTGCTGGCGTCGGCGGACGTCGAGGTCGAGCAGGGGGACGCGCCGTCGGACCGGGCGATCGTGCTGGTGACGCCGTACGGGGAGCCGGGCGGCGCGGTCGCCGTCCGGGCGGGCCTGCCGGTGGAGCGGACGCTGAGCGTCGACCCGCTCGGCGGGTTCTTCACCCGCCTCACGCTCGGCGTGCACCCGGCCGTCGACCGGGCCGCCGGACGGTCGGCGCTCGCGGCGCTCGCGGCGACCGGGCGCCCGGTGAGCGTCGTCCGGGACGGTCCGGCGCCCGTCGCGCAGCGGCTGCTGGCCTCGATCGTGAACGTCGCGTGCGGGATCGCCGAACAGGACCTCGCGCGCCCGGCGGACATCGACACGGCCGTCCGGCTCGGCCTCGGCTACCCGCGCGGGCCGCTCGAGTGGGGCGACCACGTGGGCGCCGAGGTGGTGCTCGACATCCTGGAGGGGCTGTCGCTCGGCACGGGCGACCCGCGCTACCGGCCGTCCACGTGGCTGACCGAGCGGGCCGGCCTCGGCCTGCCGCTGACCGGGACCGGCACCCGCCCGGCCGACCTGACGCGCTGA
- a CDS encoding DNA primase has translation MKFRKMFLAALTAVTTATLPAVAVVGALGITAVASAGCAVEDDGDGGDDDGGDDGDEGSGDD, from the coding sequence ATGAAATTTCGCAAGATGTTCCTCGCCGCGTTGACGGCGGTGACGACGGCGACGCTGCCCGCGGTCGCCGTGGTCGGCGCGCTGGGCATCACCGCCGTCGCGTCCGCCGGATGCGCCGTCGAGGACGACGGGGACGGCGGGGACGACGACGGCGGGGACGACGGGGACGAGGGCTCCGGCGACGACTGA
- a CDS encoding acetyl-CoA C-acetyltransferase, producing the protein MREAVICEPLRTPIGRFGGVLQPVSPAELAATVIRALVERTGLPGDAIDEVILGQCNPNADAPAIGRVAALDAGLPVEVGGTQLDRRCGSGLQAVLNAAMQIQTGVSDVIIAGGTESMSNAPFYTTKARWGVRGPSIELHDALAQGRVTAGGVDHPVPGGMIETAENVRREYGIGREEQDELSVRSHARAVAAQRDGRFADEIVPVTIKGRKGDTVVDTDEHPRPDTSVEGLAKLRPVLGRNDPEATVTAGNASGQNDAAAACVVTTPERAAELGLRPLVRLVSWGRAGVPPRTMGIGPVPATAKALAAAGLSLDDMDLIELNEAFAAQVLAVAREWGLKDGDWDRVNVNGSGISLGHPVGATGARILATLAREMDRREARYGLETMCIGGGQGLAAVFERV; encoded by the coding sequence ATGCGCGAAGCGGTCATCTGCGAGCCGCTGCGGACCCCCATCGGCCGGTTCGGCGGGGTGCTGCAGCCGGTCTCGCCGGCCGAACTGGCCGCCACCGTCATCCGGGCGCTCGTCGAGCGCACCGGCCTGCCCGGCGACGCGATCGACGAGGTCATCCTCGGACAGTGCAACCCGAACGCCGACGCCCCCGCGATCGGCCGCGTCGCCGCGCTGGACGCCGGGCTGCCCGTCGAGGTCGGCGGCACCCAGCTCGACCGCCGCTGCGGGTCCGGGCTCCAGGCCGTCCTGAACGCCGCCATGCAGATCCAGACCGGCGTCAGCGACGTGATCATCGCGGGCGGCACCGAGAGCATGAGCAACGCCCCCTTCTACACGACGAAGGCGCGCTGGGGCGTGCGCGGCCCGTCCATCGAGCTGCACGACGCGCTCGCGCAGGGCCGCGTAACCGCGGGCGGCGTCGACCACCCGGTGCCCGGCGGGATGATCGAGACCGCCGAGAACGTGCGGCGCGAGTACGGCATCGGCCGGGAGGAGCAGGACGAACTGTCCGTGCGGTCGCACGCGCGGGCGGTCGCAGCCCAGCGGGACGGGCGTTTCGCCGACGAGATCGTCCCCGTCACGATCAAGGGCCGGAAGGGCGACACGGTCGTCGACACCGACGAGCACCCGCGCCCCGACACGTCCGTCGAGGGGCTCGCCAAGCTGCGTCCCGTCCTCGGCAGGAACGACCCCGAGGCCACCGTCACCGCCGGGAACGCCAGCGGGCAGAACGACGCGGCGGCCGCGTGCGTCGTCACGACGCCCGAGCGGGCCGCCGAACTCGGGCTGCGCCCGCTCGTCCGGCTCGTCTCGTGGGGGCGCGCGGGCGTGCCTCCGCGCACGATGGGCATCGGACCGGTTCCGGCGACCGCGAAGGCGCTGGCCGCCGCCGGGCTGTCCCTCGACGACATGGACCTGATCGAGCTGAACGAGGCGTTCGCCGCGCAGGTCCTCGCCGTCGCCCGCGAATGGGGGCTCAAGGACGGCGACTGGGACCGCGTCAACGTCAACGGCTCGGGCATCTCGCTCGGCCATCCCGTCGGCGCGACCGGCGCCCGCATCCTGGCGACGCTCGCCCGCGAGATGGACCGCCGCGAGGCCCGCTACGGGCTGGAGACCATGTGCATCGGCGGCGGCCAGGGCCTCGCCGCGGTCTTCGAACGGGTCTGA
- a CDS encoding TIGR03086 family metal-binding protein — MTPTIDHGPAARRLAGLLAAIPDSALAVPTPCADMDLATLLDHVHGLADAFTRAATKDWPEGSSAPDSDGSRLPADWRARIPAALDGLAAAWRDPAAWEGMTEAGGVELPGEAAGHVALNEIVVHGWDVARATGQPYEAGTDEVEACLAFVGPAVEESGGAAIEGLFGPAVPVPDGTAPLDRLIAMTGRDPSWTPAYTPPARRAPAT; from the coding sequence ATGACGCCGACCATCGACCACGGCCCCGCCGCCCGCCGGCTGGCCGGGCTGCTCGCCGCGATCCCCGACTCCGCGCTGGCCGTGCCGACGCCGTGCGCGGACATGGACCTCGCCACGCTCCTCGACCACGTCCACGGGCTGGCGGACGCGTTCACACGGGCCGCCACCAAAGACTGGCCCGAGGGCTCCTCCGCGCCGGACTCCGACGGGTCGCGCCTTCCCGCCGACTGGCGCGCCCGCATCCCCGCGGCGCTCGACGGCCTCGCCGCGGCGTGGCGGGACCCGGCGGCCTGGGAGGGGATGACCGAGGCCGGGGGCGTCGAGCTGCCGGGCGAGGCCGCCGGGCACGTCGCGCTGAACGAGATCGTCGTGCACGGCTGGGACGTCGCCCGCGCCACCGGCCAGCCCTACGAGGCCGGGACGGACGAGGTCGAGGCGTGCCTCGCGTTCGTGGGCCCGGCCGTCGAGGAGAGCGGCGGCGCGGCGATCGAGGGCCTGTTCGGCCCGGCCGTCCCGGTGCCGGACGGCACGGCGCCGCTCGACCGGCTGATCGCCATGACCGGGCGCGACCCGTCCTGGACCCCGGCGTACACGCCCCCGGCGCGCCGGGCCCCGGCCACCTGA
- a CDS encoding (Fe-S)-binding protein, whose protein sequence is MYWITLIIGLAGLAVTLALAGRRVLFLYKTAMVGQPDPERTLQVKREPKAAVEGQAVEVLGQRKLLKWTIAGAAHFAVMWAFFLLATVYLEAAVQLLFGLDAHIPFLQTWGPIGFVQDTIALACFFGLVTFTAIRFKNSPKRIGRKSRFSGSHLSGAWITLFMIFNVIWTMFFFRGVEVARDNFGYSGAAYFSHLSGKLFEGMSDDTLHVLEAVGLLLHIGVAFVFLVFVVNSKHLHIFLAPLNVMFKRRPDGLGAVQPMMSGGKPLDFEEADPDEDVFGRGKIEDFTWKGFLDMATCTECGRCQSQCPAWNTGKPLSPKMVILELRDHALAKAPYMLASEDEREKFTDEQKLAMQVDKELVADDGVIHPDVLWSCTNCGACVEQCPVDIEHIDHILDMRRFQVMIESSFPSEAGVMLKNLENKGNPWGMSEMKRLEWIEELDFEVEVVDDKLPEETEYLFWVGCAGALEDRAKKTTKAVAELLHIAGVKFAVLGPMEACTGDPARRLGMEFVFQMLGQQNVETLNDAGAKKIVATCPHCFNTLANEYPQIGGDYEVVHHTQLLAHLVEEGKLTPLAPIEENITYHDPCFLGRHNKVYKQPRDIMATVPGVKTQEMHRHKDRGFCCGAGGARMWMEERIGKRINTERVDEALETNPDTVSTACPFCLVMLGDAINEKKNAGDAKETLEVVDVSQLLIRSIKGEGTAPEKEPVAAE, encoded by the coding sequence GTGTACTGGATCACGTTGATCATCGGGCTCGCCGGACTGGCGGTCACGTTGGCGCTCGCGGGGCGGCGGGTGCTGTTCCTGTACAAGACCGCCATGGTCGGGCAGCCCGACCCGGAGCGGACGCTGCAGGTCAAGCGGGAGCCCAAGGCCGCGGTCGAGGGCCAGGCCGTCGAGGTGCTGGGGCAGCGCAAGCTGCTGAAGTGGACGATCGCCGGCGCCGCGCACTTCGCGGTGATGTGGGCGTTCTTCCTGCTCGCCACGGTCTATCTCGAGGCGGCCGTGCAGCTGCTGTTCGGGCTGGACGCGCACATCCCGTTCCTGCAGACGTGGGGCCCGATCGGGTTCGTCCAGGACACCATCGCGCTGGCCTGCTTCTTCGGCCTGGTCACCTTCACCGCGATCCGGTTCAAGAACTCGCCCAAGCGCATCGGCCGCAAGTCCCGGTTCTCCGGCTCGCACCTGTCGGGTGCGTGGATCACGCTGTTCATGATCTTCAACGTGATCTGGACGATGTTCTTCTTCCGGGGCGTGGAGGTCGCGCGCGACAACTTCGGCTACAGCGGCGCCGCGTACTTCTCGCACCTGAGCGGGAAGCTGTTCGAGGGCATGTCGGATGACACCCTGCACGTGCTGGAGGCCGTCGGGCTGCTCCTGCACATCGGTGTCGCGTTCGTCTTCCTGGTCTTCGTCGTCAACTCCAAGCACCTGCACATCTTCCTGGCCCCTTTGAACGTGATGTTCAAGCGCCGCCCGGACGGTCTGGGCGCGGTGCAGCCGATGATGTCGGGCGGCAAGCCGCTGGACTTCGAGGAGGCCGACCCCGACGAGGACGTCTTCGGCCGCGGCAAGATCGAGGACTTCACCTGGAAGGGCTTCCTGGACATGGCGACCTGCACCGAGTGCGGTCGCTGCCAGTCGCAGTGCCCGGCCTGGAACACCGGCAAGCCGCTGTCGCCCAAGATGGTCATCCTGGAGCTGCGCGACCACGCCCTGGCCAAGGCCCCGTACATGCTCGCCTCCGAGGACGAGCGCGAGAAGTTCACCGACGAGCAGAAGCTCGCCATGCAGGTGGACAAGGAGCTGGTCGCCGACGACGGCGTCATCCACCCCGACGTCCTGTGGTCGTGCACCAACTGCGGCGCGTGCGTGGAGCAGTGCCCGGTCGACATCGAGCACATCGACCACATCCTGGACATGCGCCGCTTCCAGGTGATGATCGAGTCCTCGTTCCCCTCCGAGGCCGGCGTCATGCTGAAGAACCTGGAGAACAAGGGCAACCCGTGGGGCATGTCGGAGATGAAGCGCCTCGAGTGGATCGAGGAGCTGGACTTCGAGGTCGAGGTCGTCGACGACAAGCTCCCGGAGGAGACCGAGTACCTGTTCTGGGTCGGCTGCGCGGGCGCCCTGGAGGACCGGGCCAAGAAGACCACCAAGGCCGTCGCCGAGCTGCTGCACATCGCGGGCGTCAAGTTCGCGGTGCTCGGCCCGATGGAGGCCTGCACCGGTGACCCGGCCCGCCGCCTGGGCATGGAGTTCGTCTTCCAGATGCTCGGCCAGCAGAACGTCGAGACGCTCAACGACGCCGGGGCGAAGAAGATCGTGGCGACGTGCCCGCACTGCTTCAACACCCTGGCCAACGAGTACCCGCAGATCGGCGGGGACTACGAGGTCGTCCACCACACCCAGCTGCTCGCGCACCTGGTCGAGGAGGGCAAGCTCACCCCCCTCGCCCCGATCGAGGAGAACATCACCTACCACGACCCCTGCTTCCTGGGCCGGCACAACAAGGTCTACAAGCAGCCGCGCGACATCATGGCGACCGTCCCCGGCGTCAAGACCCAGGAGATGCACCGGCACAAGGACCGCGGCTTCTGCTGCGGCGCCGGCGGCGCCCGGATGTGGATGGAAGAGCGCATCGGCAAGCGCATCAACACCGAGCGCGTCGACGAGGCCCTGGAGACCAACCCCGACACCGTCTCCACCGCCTGCCCGTTCTGCCTGGTCATGCTCGGTGACGCGATCAACGAGAAGAAGAACGCCGGCGACGCCAAGGAAACCCTCGAGGTCGTCGACGTCTCCCAGCTGTTGATCCGCTCCATCAAGGGCGAAGGCACCGCCCCCGAGAAGGAGCCCGTCGCCGCCGAGTAA
- a CDS encoding ZIP family metal transporter, whose protein sequence is MAVLVSVLAFFMALAGGLAAMRVRDHRHLVLGLAGGLMLGVVAFDLVPESLELSGAHPLGVPAPMIAFAAGFLLLHVVEQAVAIHRAHEDEYAPHEHPAGRPHGHGHGHAPGGGSSIGLVTAFALVTHSLLDGISIGLGFQAGTDVGAVVALAVVTHAFADGFNTFTAASLRRTDRRPALALLLAGAVAPVAGAALTTLFTVPDAVLGTYLGLFGGILLYLAAAEILPEAHSRHPRVLTLCATGLGLLVVLLVAGLAH, encoded by the coding sequence ATGGCCGTCCTGGTGTCCGTGCTCGCGTTCTTCATGGCGCTCGCGGGCGGCCTCGCCGCCATGCGCGTCCGCGACCACCGGCACCTCGTCCTCGGCCTCGCGGGCGGCCTCATGCTCGGCGTCGTCGCGTTCGACCTCGTCCCCGAGTCCCTCGAACTCTCGGGCGCGCACCCCCTCGGCGTCCCCGCCCCCATGATCGCGTTCGCCGCGGGGTTCCTGCTGCTCCACGTCGTCGAGCAGGCCGTCGCGATCCACCGCGCCCACGAGGACGAGTACGCCCCGCACGAGCACCCGGCCGGACGCCCGCACGGCCATGGGCACGGTCACGCGCCGGGCGGTGGCTCCAGCATCGGCCTCGTCACCGCGTTCGCCCTCGTCACCCACAGCCTCCTCGACGGCATCAGCATCGGGCTCGGCTTCCAGGCCGGGACGGACGTCGGCGCCGTCGTGGCGCTCGCCGTCGTCACCCACGCCTTCGCCGACGGGTTCAACACCTTCACCGCCGCGTCCCTGCGCCGCACCGACCGGCGGCCCGCCCTCGCCCTGCTGCTCGCCGGCGCCGTCGCCCCCGTCGCGGGCGCCGCGCTCACCACGCTCTTCACCGTCCCCGACGCCGTCCTCGGCACCTACCTCGGCCTGTTCGGCGGCATCCTGCTGTACCTGGCCGCCGCCGAGATCCTCCCCGAGGCGCACAGCCGGCACCCCCGCGTCCTCACCCTCTGCGCGACCGGCCTGGGCCTCCTCGTCGTCCTCCTCGTCGCCGGGCTCGCGCACTGA
- a CDS encoding glycine betaine ABC transporter substrate-binding protein: MRLKFKGLAVGAMALTLGFGTAACGSEEGGSGGDDKSITIGMVSGWAEGEAATHLWDRLLTDKGYEVEIKTLDTGPLYTGMAQGDVDLFLDAWLPGTHADYWEQYGDKLEKVGSWYDSAPLTIAVPDYSPLQSLEDLKGKHGEYDGTIVGIEQSSGLYRVSSEEMLPAYGLDEDWTVKTSSTPAMLTELEKAIEAKENIVVTLWRPHWAYAKFPIRDLKDPKGAMGKPDGIFNVAREGFSEDQAEVAGWLKKFKMNDEQLGSLEDLMENKHKGKPEQAVDEWLKANPNFATSMTG, translated from the coding sequence ATGCGCCTGAAATTCAAGGGTCTCGCGGTCGGGGCCATGGCTCTGACGCTCGGTTTCGGCACCGCGGCGTGCGGGTCGGAAGAGGGCGGTTCCGGCGGGGACGACAAGAGCATCACGATCGGCATGGTGTCGGGCTGGGCCGAGGGCGAGGCCGCGACGCACCTGTGGGACCGGCTGCTGACCGACAAGGGCTACGAGGTCGAGATCAAGACGCTCGACACCGGGCCGCTCTACACGGGCATGGCGCAGGGCGACGTGGACCTGTTCCTCGACGCGTGGCTGCCCGGCACGCACGCGGACTACTGGGAGCAGTACGGCGACAAGCTGGAGAAGGTCGGGTCGTGGTACGACTCGGCTCCGCTGACGATCGCCGTGCCGGACTACTCGCCGCTGCAGTCCCTCGAGGACCTGAAGGGCAAGCACGGGGAGTACGACGGGACGATCGTCGGCATCGAGCAGAGCTCGGGCCTGTACCGGGTGTCCTCGGAGGAGATGCTGCCCGCGTACGGACTCGACGAGGACTGGACGGTGAAGACGTCGTCGACGCCGGCGATGCTCACCGAGCTGGAGAAGGCCATCGAGGCCAAGGAGAACATCGTCGTGACCCTGTGGCGTCCCCACTGGGCCTACGCGAAGTTCCCCATCCGTGACCTGAAGGACCCGAAGGGCGCCATGGGCAAGCCCGACGGGATCTTCAACGTCGCGCGCGAGGGCTTCAGCGAGGACCAGGCGGAGGTCGCCGGCTGGCTCAAGAAGTTCAAGATGAACGACGAGCAGCTGGGGTCGCTCGAGGACCTCATGGAGAACAAGCACAAGGGCAAGCCCGAGCAGGCCGTGGACGAGTGGCTGAAGGCGAACCCGAACTTCGCGACGTCCATGACGGGCTGA
- a CDS encoding glycine betaine/L-proline ABC transporter ATP-binding protein, whose amino-acid sequence MDVGTRKEIVSILRAEGVTKLFGRKAAVAQRGLANGSDLEEVRKLGVTPAVVDATFEVNQGEIFVVMGLSGSGKSTLIRMLNGLLPATAGSIEIEGQDIAKLSPKALRAARQNKVSMVFQHFALFPHRTVLANAAYGLEVRGVAKEEREKQGREFLKLVGLEGWESKLPGQLSGGMKQRVGLARALASGTDIILMDEAFSALDPLIRREVQDLLLDLQSRFGKTIVFITHDLNEAMRIGDRIAVMREGRIVQIGTAEEILTDPANDYVAQFVADVDRTRVLTASSVMEKPLVTVLASTGPRTALRTMRENQTSAAFVVTKDRKLRGRVRAARIADAVQDGVDTLDGLIDAEDPEPVSPDTPVAELFARCAESDLPVPVADEDGTLLGVIPRVTLLAALGAINTQVDDVAVQGVVDDELALTKEGGNVDGE is encoded by the coding sequence ATGGACGTGGGAACCCGGAAGGAGATCGTGTCCATACTCCGCGCGGAAGGCGTCACGAAGCTGTTCGGCCGCAAGGCGGCCGTGGCACAACGGGGACTCGCGAACGGGTCGGACCTTGAGGAGGTCCGCAAGCTCGGCGTCACGCCTGCTGTGGTCGACGCCACATTCGAGGTCAATCAAGGCGAGATCTTCGTGGTCATGGGGCTCTCGGGCTCCGGGAAGTCCACGCTGATCCGCATGCTGAACGGGCTGCTGCCGGCGACGGCGGGCAGCATCGAGATCGAAGGCCAGGACATCGCCAAACTGTCGCCGAAGGCCCTGCGGGCCGCGCGGCAGAACAAGGTCAGCATGGTCTTCCAGCACTTCGCGCTCTTCCCTCACCGGACGGTTCTCGCGAACGCCGCGTACGGGCTCGAAGTGCGCGGCGTCGCGAAGGAAGAACGAGAGAAGCAGGGCCGCGAGTTCCTCAAGTTGGTGGGACTCGAGGGGTGGGAGAGCAAGCTTCCCGGTCAGCTTTCGGGGGGCATGAAGCAGCGTGTGGGGCTCGCCCGGGCGCTGGCTTCGGGGACCGACATCATCCTGATGGACGAGGCGTTCAGCGCGCTCGATCCTCTTATTCGACGCGAGGTCCAGGATCTGCTGCTGGACCTGCAGTCGCGGTTCGGCAAGACGATCGTGTTCATCACGCACGACCTGAACGAGGCCATGCGCATCGGCGACCGCATCGCGGTGATGCGCGAGGGCCGGATCGTGCAGATCGGGACGGCCGAGGAGATCCTCACCGATCCCGCCAATGATTACGTGGCCCAGTTCGTCGCGGACGTGGACCGTACCAGGGTGCTGACCGCGTCGTCGGTCATGGAGAAGCCGCTGGTCACGGTGCTCGCGTCGACGGGTCCGCGGACGGCGCTGCGGACGATGCGGGAGAACCAGACGTCCGCGGCGTTCGTGGTGACGAAAGACCGCAAGCTGCGGGGGCGGGTGCGCGCCGCGCGGATCGCCGACGCGGTGCAGGACGGTGTGGACACGCTGGACGGGCTGATCGACGCGGAGGATCCGGAGCCGGTGTCGCCGGACACCCCGGTGGCGGAGCTGTTCGCGCGGTGCGCAGAGAGCGACCTGCCGGTGCCGGTGGCCGACGAGGACGGGACGCTGCTGGGCGTCATCCCGCGGGTCACGCTGCTGGCGGCCTTGGGCGCGATCAACACGCAGGTGGACGACGTGGCGGTGCAGGGCGTCGTCGACGACGAGCTGGCGCTGACCAAGGAGGGCGGCAACGTTGACGGCGAGTAA
- the dcd gene encoding dCTP deaminase: MLLSDRDIRSELESGRVKIDPYEPGMVQPSSVDVRLDRYFRVFENHKYPHIDPAVEQRDLTRQVEVEPDEAFVLHPGEFVLASTFEVFGLPDDLAARLEGKSSLGRLGLLTHSTAGWIDPGFNGHVTLELSNVATLPIKLWPGMKIGQMCLFRTSSPAEYPYGSKRYGSRYQDQRGPTPSRSYLNFHRTKV; this comes from the coding sequence GTGCTGCTCTCCGATCGCGACATCAGGTCCGAGCTCGAGTCCGGACGGGTGAAGATCGACCCGTACGAACCGGGCATGGTTCAGCCGTCCAGCGTGGACGTGCGACTGGACCGGTACTTCCGGGTCTTCGAGAACCACAAGTACCCGCACATCGATCCCGCGGTCGAGCAGCGGGATCTCACGCGGCAGGTGGAGGTCGAGCCGGACGAGGCGTTCGTGCTGCATCCGGGTGAGTTCGTGCTCGCGTCGACGTTCGAGGTGTTCGGGCTGCCGGACGATCTGGCGGCGCGGCTGGAGGGGAAGAGTTCGCTCGGACGGCTCGGGCTGCTGACGCACTCGACCGCGGGGTGGATCGATCCGGGGTTCAACGGTCACGTGACGCTGGAGCTGTCGAACGTGGCGACGCTGCCGATCAAGCTGTGGCCCGGGATGAAGATCGGACAGATGTGCCTGTTCCGGACGAGTTCGCCCGCGGAGTACCCGTACGGGTCAAAGCGGTACGGGTCGCGCTACCAGGACCAGAGGGGGCCGACACCGTCGCGGTCGTACCTGAACTTCCACCGGACAAAGGTGTGA